A window from Deltaproteobacteria bacterium encodes these proteins:
- a CDS encoding ATP-binding cassette domain-containing protein has product MHSIDRAGKGRQKSAGRFITFDNVTLRVRDRRILPATDWTIRDGENWAVIGPNGSGKSTLMRALAGETAVVGGTIHRHHELARPESIGYVSFEVHRRLIAREQAADDARFFSGNIESYVTAGDIIAAVGEGGGAAAGLPLAEIFSMLEVDRLLERPIRFLSTGEIRRILIARAIVRSRGLLLLDEPFEGLDRQGRGRLGKSIGLVLAAGVRVMLATHRVGNLLPAFSHVIGLKAGRVFSSGPRHQVLARDVLEGVYGADEGATGVASAVGSGAAPSRGKEGTVVISVKKACVRYGSRTVFDNLDWTVRSGENWSITGPNGSGKSTLLQMITGDHPQAYANEIYLFGKRRGSGETIWDIKRRLGVVSSEFQINYRKPIRAFDVVLSGFFDSVGLYRRAGSRQVAAAAAWVDRLGLRRLKETRYDLLSFGERRMILLARAVVKSPEILVLDEPCQGLDPVNRKRILAVVDAIGRQPDTQVLFVSHHSEDIPQCVTHHLEMAP; this is encoded by the coding sequence ATGCACTCAATCGATCGTGCGGGTAAAGGCCGGCAAAAATCAGCCGGTCGGTTTATCACCTTCGACAACGTCACCCTCCGGGTTCGAGACCGGCGCATTCTGCCCGCGACCGATTGGACCATCAGGGATGGGGAGAACTGGGCCGTCATCGGGCCCAACGGATCGGGAAAATCGACGCTCATGCGGGCGCTGGCCGGTGAAACCGCGGTGGTGGGCGGCACCATCCACCGCCATCACGAGCTGGCCCGGCCGGAAAGCATCGGATACGTGTCTTTTGAAGTCCATCGCCGCCTGATTGCCAGGGAGCAGGCCGCGGACGATGCCCGCTTTTTCAGCGGCAATATCGAGAGCTACGTCACCGCCGGGGATATCATCGCCGCCGTCGGAGAAGGCGGTGGTGCAGCCGCGGGACTTCCCCTAGCTGAAATTTTTTCCATGCTCGAGGTCGACCGTCTGCTGGAACGGCCGATACGCTTTCTTTCCACAGGAGAGATCAGGCGCATTCTCATTGCCCGGGCAATCGTTCGTTCCCGCGGGCTGCTTCTGCTGGATGAACCCTTCGAGGGCCTCGACCGACAAGGGCGCGGCCGCCTGGGAAAATCGATCGGGCTTGTGCTGGCTGCCGGGGTGCGCGTCATGCTGGCCACCCACAGGGTCGGCAACCTGCTGCCCGCCTTTTCCCATGTTATCGGTTTAAAAGCGGGCCGCGTGTTCAGCAGCGGACCGCGTCATCAGGTGCTGGCCCGTGACGTGCTGGAGGGGGTTTACGGCGCGGACGAGGGTGCGACGGGGGTCGCTTCCGCCGTTGGGAGCGGGGCGGCGCCTTCACGAGGGAAAGAGGGCACGGTTGTGATCTCTGTGAAAAAGGCGTGTGTCCGCTATGGCAGCCGGACCGTGTTCGACAATTTGGACTGGACGGTGCGCAGCGGTGAAAACTGGTCCATAACCGGCCCCAACGGATCGGGGAAGTCGACCCTTCTGCAGATGATAACCGGGGACCATCCCCAGGCATATGCCAACGAAATCTACCTGTTCGGGAAAAGAAGGGGCAGCGGTGAAACCATTTGGGACATCAAGCGGCGCCTGGGGGTGGTTTCTTCCGAATTTCAGATCAATTACCGCAAACCCATCAGGGCCTTCGATGTCGTCCTCTCCGGCTTTTTCGATTCCGTGGGCCTCTACCGCCGGGCCGGTTCACGGCAGGTGGCCGCCGCCGCGGCCTGGGTCGACCGCCTCGGATTGAGGCGGCTCAAGGAAACGCGCTACGACCTGCTTTCTTTTGGCGAGCGGCGCATGATTCTGCTGGCAAGAGCGGTGGTAAAATCCCCCGAAATACTCGTACTGGACGAACCGTGTCAGGGCCTCGACCCCGTCAACCGCAAGCGCATCCTGGCCGTGGTCGATGCCATCGGCAGGCAGCCGGACACGCAGGTCCTGTTTGTCTCCCACCATTCTGAGGATATACCGCAGTGCGTCACCCATCATCTGGAGATGGCGCCATGA